One genomic region from Pelagicoccus sp. SDUM812003 encodes:
- a CDS encoding family 43 glycosylhydrolase: MLRKSLSCALFACGFTHFALADYPIASHRYLADPCVLVHDGRVYLYCSNDDENVGAQDYLMKSLVCISSDDLKNWTDHGPVFRVPDDASWASRSWAPSMSERHGRFYLYFGNGGSGIGVAVGDSPIGPFTDPLGELLIKWSTPGAAGENMWLFDPYVFIDDDQQAYLYFGGNGESNVRIIKLNEDMISLDGAARSITAPGFFEAAWMHKRDGIYYFSYSTNPSHGLRIDYMTSDNPVSGFEYAGVVADQPPSNNNNNHAGIFQFADSWYHVYHNRYVANQAGDPPGYLRNLGIEPLDYLEDGSIQEISYTFDQLVQVKALDPYGPVQGETFASQSGAETQSIGDGAMALSDMQDGDWIALRGVDFDTGADAFQVRVAGTSGGSIELRLDQIDGPLIGSCTVTPRSSFEDWATQSCSIDPDLASGLHDLYLIFQSDDDTAPFLLDWWQFSLAPLPPDSPQGLSLVPISNSQLQLSWAATPEADSYDIFRSASDQGPFAIIASELIATEYLDQDLSEGIDYHYKVVARNEAGTSDESILVSAQTAPNFQEWVLEHFGPDAPAEVASPEADPDLDGAANVFEYLAGSSPLQASPQQLRLTRLDETSLALSFRKSKHIAWVPLRIELSSDLVNWTRSDLTLQASALDEEFVTLESQILFQSEPLFLRIEANPIEP; encoded by the coding sequence ATGCTTCGCAAATCCCTATCCTGCGCACTTTTCGCCTGCGGCTTCACCCACTTCGCTCTGGCGGACTATCCCATCGCATCCCATCGCTATCTGGCGGACCCGTGCGTGCTGGTGCACGACGGCCGCGTCTATCTGTACTGCTCGAATGACGACGAGAACGTCGGAGCCCAAGATTACCTCATGAAATCGCTGGTCTGCATCTCGAGCGACGACTTGAAAAACTGGACCGACCACGGCCCGGTTTTTCGCGTGCCGGACGACGCCTCCTGGGCGAGCCGCTCCTGGGCTCCATCCATGAGCGAGCGCCATGGCAGGTTCTACCTCTATTTTGGCAACGGCGGCTCGGGCATCGGCGTCGCGGTGGGAGACTCTCCCATCGGTCCCTTCACCGACCCGCTGGGCGAACTGCTCATCAAGTGGTCAACCCCTGGCGCAGCCGGAGAAAACATGTGGCTGTTCGACCCCTACGTCTTCATCGACGACGATCAACAGGCCTACCTGTACTTTGGCGGAAATGGCGAAAGCAACGTGCGGATCATCAAGCTGAACGAAGACATGATCAGCCTCGACGGAGCCGCCCGGTCCATCACCGCCCCTGGTTTTTTCGAAGCGGCCTGGATGCACAAGCGAGACGGCATCTACTACTTTTCCTACTCAACCAATCCCTCCCACGGTCTACGCATCGACTACATGACCAGCGACAACCCTGTATCCGGTTTTGAATACGCAGGCGTCGTAGCCGACCAGCCACCGAGCAACAACAATAACAACCACGCCGGCATCTTCCAGTTCGCAGACAGCTGGTACCACGTCTACCACAATCGCTACGTAGCGAATCAGGCCGGCGATCCGCCTGGCTACTTGAGAAACCTCGGCATCGAACCGCTCGACTATCTGGAGGACGGCTCCATCCAGGAGATAAGCTACACCTTCGACCAGCTCGTTCAAGTGAAAGCCCTCGATCCCTATGGTCCCGTCCAAGGTGAAACCTTCGCCTCCCAAAGCGGCGCCGAGACTCAGTCCATCGGCGATGGCGCCATGGCCCTGAGCGACATGCAGGATGGAGACTGGATCGCCTTGCGGGGCGTCGACTTCGACACCGGAGCAGACGCGTTTCAGGTACGCGTAGCAGGGACCAGCGGCGGCTCGATAGAGCTTCGTCTCGATCAGATCGATGGTCCGTTGATCGGTAGCTGCACGGTCACCCCTCGCTCCAGCTTCGAGGACTGGGCGACGCAAAGCTGCTCCATCGATCCTGATCTCGCCTCGGGCCTACACGACCTCTACCTGATCTTCCAGAGCGACGACGATACCGCCCCATTCCTGCTGGACTGGTGGCAGTTTTCCCTCGCTCCGCTTCCACCCGACTCGCCTCAAGGCCTAAGCCTCGTCCCCATATCCAATTCTCAACTACAGCTCTCCTGGGCCGCCACTCCCGAAGCTGATAGCTACGACATCTTCCGCTCCGCCTCCGATCAAGGCCCTTTCGCAATCATAGCCAGCGAGCTCATCGCCACTGAATACCTCGACCAAGACCTCTCCGAAGGGATCGACTACCACTATAAGGTCGTAGCTCGAAACGAGGCCGGAACGAGCGACGAGTCCATCCTTGTCTCCGCCCAAACCGCTCCCAACTTCCAAGAATGGGTCCTCGAGCATTTCGGACCGGACGCGCCTGCGGAGGTCGCTTCCCCCGAGGCCGATCCCGATCTCGATGGCGCCGCCAACGTCTTCGAATACCTCGCAGGCAGCTCTCCCTTGCAAGCGAGTCCCCAGCAGCTCCGCCTAACTCGTCTCGACGAGACTTCCCTCGCTCTGAGCTTTCGAAAGTCCAAACACATCGCCTGGGTCCCTCTGCGCATCGAACTGTCCTCCGATCTTGTCAA